The following are from one region of the Edwardsiella tarda ATCC 15947 = NBRC 105688 genome:
- the panE gene encoding 2-dehydropantoate 2-reductase has protein sequence MKITVLGCGALGKLWLSALVRRGHQVQGWLRVPQSECHVHLITPQGLTDQRRLPANDNALLAQSDLLLVTLKAWQIANALPPLLPRLAPHCTILLLHNGMGALDELMPLPTQPLLQGSTTHAARREGHTVWHVANGITHIGPLNEAGQACSGLADALHRALPDVAWHDNIQPALWNKLAINCVINPLSVLYGCHNGALVQHQEHIHALIAEIVEVMEAEGYRTSAQTLYSYVMQVIHLTADNLSSMLQDVQAQRHTEIDYITGYLIRRGRSHGLALAENRQLFDLIKRKEQTYERIGLGVSGAWQ, from the coding sequence ATGAAGATAACCGTTTTAGGTTGTGGGGCGTTGGGCAAATTATGGCTCTCAGCGCTGGTGCGGCGCGGGCACCAGGTGCAGGGTTGGCTACGCGTCCCTCAGTCGGAGTGTCATGTACATCTGATCACGCCACAGGGCCTCACCGACCAACGTCGCCTGCCGGCTAACGATAATGCCCTATTGGCGCAGAGTGACCTGCTGCTGGTCACGCTGAAAGCGTGGCAAATCGCCAACGCACTGCCCCCCTTGTTGCCCCGTCTCGCGCCCCACTGCACCATTTTGCTGCTACACAATGGCATGGGCGCCCTGGACGAACTCATGCCACTGCCCACGCAACCCTTGTTACAGGGCAGCACCACCCATGCCGCGCGCCGTGAGGGACATACCGTCTGGCACGTCGCCAACGGCATCACCCATATCGGCCCGCTTAACGAGGCGGGGCAAGCCTGTAGCGGGCTGGCCGACGCCTTGCACCGGGCATTACCTGACGTCGCCTGGCACGATAATATTCAACCCGCGCTATGGAATAAGTTGGCGATCAACTGCGTCATCAATCCGTTGAGCGTACTGTATGGTTGTCACAACGGCGCACTGGTCCAACACCAAGAACACATCCACGCCCTGATCGCCGAGATCGTCGAGGTGATGGAGGCGGAGGGCTACCGTACCAGCGCCCAAACGCTCTACAGCTATGTGATGCAGGTCATTCATCTGACCGCCGACAATCTCTCCTCCATGTTGCAAGATGTGCAGGCTCAGCGCCATACCGAAATCGACTATATCACCGGCTATCTGATCCGCCGTGGCCGCAGCCATGGTCTGGCTCTCGCGGAAAACCGCCAACTTTTTGATCTGATAAAACGAAAGGAACAAACCTATGAGCGTATCGGCCTTGGTGTGTCTGGCGCCTGGCAGTGA
- a CDS encoding YajQ family cyclic di-GMP-binding protein translates to MPSFDIVSEVDLQEVRNAVENATRELASRWDFRNVEASIELNEKSESIKLTTISDFQVKQLVDILREKLVKRGIEAGALEIPEECEHSGKLYSVEAKLQKGIESAMAKKLVKLIKDSKLKVQAQIQGDQLRVTGKSRDDLQGVMALVRGADLGQPFQFNNFRD, encoded by the coding sequence ATGCCGTCATTCGATATCGTATCCGAGGTGGATTTGCAGGAAGTACGCAACGCAGTGGAGAACGCCACGCGCGAGTTGGCTTCACGTTGGGACTTCCGCAACGTCGAGGCCAGCATCGAGCTGAATGAAAAGAGCGAGAGCATCAAGCTGACGACTATCTCTGACTTTCAGGTTAAGCAGCTGGTGGATATCCTGCGCGAGAAGCTGGTGAAGCGGGGCATCGAGGCCGGGGCTCTGGAGATCCCGGAGGAGTGTGAGCACAGTGGCAAGCTGTACAGCGTGGAAGCCAAGCTACAGAAGGGCATCGAGTCGGCGATGGCGAAGAAGCTGGTCAAGTTGATCAAGGATAGCAAACTGAAGGTACAGGCGCAGATCCAGGGCGATCAGTTGCGCGTGACCGGGAAGTCACGCGACGATTTGCAGGGGGTGATGGCGCTGGTGCGTGGCGCCGATCTGGGGCAGCCCTTCCAGTTTAATAACTTCCGCGACTGA
- the yajL gene encoding protein deglycase YajL, with protein MSVSALVCLAPGSEETEAVTTIDLLVRAGIHVVSASVAPDGNREILCSRGVRLLADTTLVQVADEPFDVIVLPGGLAGAECLRDSDLVIEKIRQMHLEGKLVAAICATPAVVLQHHNLFPIANMTGYPGMKAQIPTEKWMDKRAYYDERVRLLTSQGPGTSIDFALKIIDILLGREKAAAVAAQLVTAAGIHDYHH; from the coding sequence ATGAGCGTATCGGCCTTGGTGTGTCTGGCGCCTGGCAGTGAAGAGACCGAAGCGGTCACCACGATCGATCTGCTGGTGCGAGCCGGCATCCATGTGGTCAGCGCCAGCGTCGCGCCGGACGGTAACCGGGAAATTCTTTGCTCACGCGGTGTGCGTCTGCTGGCTGACACCACGCTGGTTCAGGTGGCCGATGAGCCGTTCGACGTCATTGTCCTGCCCGGTGGGCTAGCGGGCGCCGAATGCCTGCGCGATAGCGATCTGGTGATCGAGAAGATCCGCCAGATGCATCTGGAGGGAAAACTCGTCGCCGCGATCTGTGCCACGCCGGCGGTGGTCCTGCAACACCACAACCTATTCCCCATCGCCAACATGACCGGCTATCCGGGAATGAAAGCACAGATCCCCACCGAGAAGTGGATGGACAAGCGCGCCTATTACGATGAACGCGTTCGCCTACTGACCAGCCAGGGGCCGGGTACCAGCATCGACTTTGCCCTGAAGATCATCGATATTCTGCTGGGCAGAGAGAAAGCGGCCGCCGTCGCGGCGCAGCTGGTCACGGCCGCAGGTATCCACGATTATCACCACTAA